The proteins below are encoded in one region of Amycolatopsis acidiphila:
- a CDS encoding aspartate-semialdehyde dehydrogenase — MAGGLRVGVVGATGQVGGVMRKLLAERDFPLSELRFFASSRSAGTKLPWRDTEIEVEDAATADPSGLDIALFSAGGSTSRAQAPRFAEAGVTVIDNSSAWRLDPEVPLVVSEVNPQAIKDARKGIVANPNCTTMAAMPVLKPLHDEAGLVRLIASTYQAVSGSGLAGVEELAAQTNAVASRAAELTHDGSALTFPAPAKYVAPIAFNVLPMAGSVVDDGSFETDEEQKLRNESRKILDIPGLLVSGTCVRVPVFSGHSISVNAEFSEPISVERATEVLANAPGVELSDVPTPLQAAGRDPSYVGRIRTDPGVPGGRGLALFISNDNLRKGAALNAVQIAEIIAQG; from the coding sequence ATGGCAGGCGGTTTGCGAGTAGGCGTGGTCGGCGCCACCGGGCAGGTCGGTGGCGTGATGCGGAAGCTGCTGGCGGAGCGGGACTTCCCGCTGAGCGAGCTGCGGTTCTTCGCCTCGTCCCGGTCGGCGGGCACGAAGCTTCCCTGGCGGGACACCGAGATCGAGGTCGAGGACGCGGCGACCGCCGATCCGTCCGGTTTGGACATCGCGCTGTTCTCCGCGGGCGGCTCGACCTCCAGGGCGCAGGCGCCGCGGTTCGCCGAGGCGGGTGTGACGGTCATCGACAACTCGTCCGCCTGGCGGCTGGATCCCGAAGTCCCGCTCGTCGTCAGCGAGGTCAACCCGCAGGCGATCAAGGACGCGCGCAAGGGCATCGTCGCCAACCCGAACTGCACCACGATGGCCGCGATGCCGGTGCTCAAGCCGTTGCACGACGAAGCGGGCCTGGTGCGCCTGATCGCGAGCACCTACCAGGCGGTCTCGGGCAGCGGGCTGGCCGGCGTGGAGGAGCTGGCGGCGCAGACGAACGCGGTCGCCTCGCGCGCGGCCGAGCTGACCCACGACGGTTCCGCGCTCACCTTCCCGGCGCCGGCCAAGTACGTCGCCCCCATTGCGTTCAACGTGCTCCCGATGGCCGGGTCCGTTGTGGACGACGGCTCGTTCGAGACGGACGAGGAACAGAAGCTGCGCAACGAGAGCCGCAAGATCCTCGACATCCCCGGTCTGCTGGTGTCCGGCACCTGCGTGCGGGTGCCGGTGTTCTCGGGGCACTCGATCTCGGTGAACGCCGAGTTCAGCGAGCCGATCTCGGTCGAGCGGGCCACCGAGGTGCTCGCGAACGCTCCGGGCGTCGAGCTGTCCGACGTGCCCACTCCGCTGCAGGCGGCGGGCCGCGACCCGAGCTACGTCGGCCGCATCCGGACGGACCCCGGCGTGCCCGGGGGGCGGGGCCTGGCGCTGTTCATCTCGAACGACAACCTGCGCAAGGGCGCCGCGCTCAACGCCGTGCAGATCGCGGAGATCATCGCCCAGGGCTGA
- a CDS encoding aspartate kinase: MALVVQKYGGSSLESADRIKRVAERIVATKKAGNDVVVVCSAMGDTTDELLDLAQQVNPVPPEREMDMLLTAGERISNALVAMAISAHGAEAWSFTGSQAGVVTTAVHGNARIIDVTPSRVTEALEQGYIALVAGFQGVAQDTKDITTLGRGGSDTTAVALAAALSADVCEIYSDVDGVYTADPRIVPDAKKLDTVPYEEMLELAASGSKILHLRSVEYARRYGVPIRVRSSYSDKPGTTVTGSIEEIPVEQALITGVAHDRSEAKITVTGVPDHAGAAARIFRVIATAEIDIDMVLQNVSNTAGRTDITFTLSKANGPKAVGELEKLKPELEFNSVLYDDQVGKVSLVGAGMRSHPGVTATFCEALAKAGVNIEIINTSEIRISVLIRDAQLDEAVRAIHDAFELGGDEEAVVYAGSGR; encoded by the coding sequence GTGGCGCTCGTGGTCCAGAAGTACGGCGGTTCGTCGTTGGAGAGCGCTGATCGGATCAAGCGCGTGGCCGAGCGGATCGTGGCCACCAAGAAGGCGGGCAACGACGTGGTGGTCGTCTGCTCGGCGATGGGCGACACCACCGACGAGCTGCTCGACCTCGCCCAGCAGGTCAACCCCGTGCCCCCGGAGCGCGAGATGGACATGCTGCTCACCGCGGGCGAGCGCATCTCGAACGCACTGGTGGCCATGGCGATCTCCGCGCACGGTGCCGAAGCGTGGTCGTTCACCGGCTCGCAGGCCGGGGTCGTGACCACCGCGGTGCACGGCAACGCGCGGATCATCGACGTCACGCCCAGCCGCGTCACCGAGGCGCTCGAGCAGGGCTACATCGCGCTGGTCGCCGGGTTCCAGGGCGTCGCGCAGGACACCAAGGACATCACCACGCTCGGCCGCGGCGGTTCGGACACCACAGCGGTGGCGCTCGCCGCCGCGCTGAGCGCCGACGTGTGCGAGATCTATTCCGATGTGGACGGTGTGTACACCGCCGACCCGCGGATCGTGCCGGACGCGAAGAAGCTCGACACCGTGCCGTACGAGGAGATGCTCGAGCTGGCCGCGAGCGGTTCGAAGATCCTGCACCTGCGGTCCGTCGAGTACGCCCGCCGATATGGAGTACCGATCCGCGTCCGTTCTTCCTACAGTGACAAGCCGGGTACGACGGTGACCGGTTCGATTGAGGAGATCCCCGTGGAACAAGCGTTGATCACCGGTGTGGCGCACGACCGGTCGGAGGCGAAGATCACGGTGACCGGCGTGCCCGACCACGCCGGCGCCGCGGCGCGGATCTTCCGGGTCATCGCCACCGCCGAGATCGACATCGACATGGTGCTGCAGAACGTGTCCAACACCGCGGGCCGCACCGACATCACCTTCACGCTGTCCAAGGCCAACGGCCCCAAGGCGGTCGGCGAGCTGGAGAAGCTCAAGCCGGAGCTCGAGTTCAACTCGGTGCTCTACGACGACCAGGTCGGCAAGGTCTCGCTGGTCGGCGCGGGCATGCGCTCGCACCCCGGTGTCACGGCGACGTTCTGCGAGGCGCTGGCCAAGGCCGGCGTCAACATCGAGATCATCAACACCTCGGAGATCCGGATCTCCGTGCTCATCCGCGACGCGCAGCTGGACGAGGCCGTGCGCGCGATCCACGACGCATTCGAACTCGGCGGCGACGAAGAAGCCGTCGTCTACGCGGGGAGTGGCCGGTGA
- a CDS encoding PASTA domain-containing protein, with the protein MWKLVPVVLLVFVAACAPGPGTPPATTPASTASSTTAPATTAELITVPDVSGLNHQDAQNRMQAAGLYNLREVDGTGQGRALVLDRNWVQVAQDPPAGSKVPKDTVITLTAIKYTDR; encoded by the coding sequence GTGTGGAAGCTCGTTCCGGTGGTACTGCTGGTCTTCGTCGCCGCCTGCGCACCCGGTCCCGGCACGCCACCGGCCACCACTCCCGCGAGCACGGCTTCGTCGACGACGGCTCCCGCCACGACAGCCGAGCTGATCACGGTGCCCGACGTCTCGGGGCTGAACCACCAGGACGCGCAGAACCGGATGCAGGCCGCCGGGTTGTACAACCTGCGCGAGGTCGACGGCACCGGCCAGGGCCGCGCGCTGGTCCTGGACCGCAACTGGGTGCAGGTCGCACAGGATCCGCCCGCCGGGTCCAAGGTGCCGAAGGACACGGTGATCACCCTGACCGCGATCAAGTACACCGACCGCTGA
- a CDS encoding nitroreductase family protein, which translates to MRKPADSSAPLADLITERWSPRALDETGEVTWDQLRALLEAARWAPSFGNTQPARYLVGRRGDETFRRILGALTPRNQSWAHRAGALLVAVMVTRNEKGEIPYAEYGLGLAGQNLVLQAVAEGLVAHQMAGFDPDTVRREFAVPEEAVPRVAIAVGVQAAPEVFDDERDAERERAPRRRIALGEFAYTGAWGQAAF; encoded by the coding sequence ATGCGGAAACCAGCGGACAGCAGCGCGCCCCTCGCGGATCTGATCACCGAACGGTGGAGCCCCCGCGCGCTCGACGAGACCGGCGAAGTCACCTGGGACCAGCTGCGGGCCCTGCTCGAAGCGGCGCGCTGGGCGCCGTCGTTCGGCAACACCCAGCCCGCGCGCTATCTCGTCGGCAGACGCGGGGACGAGACCTTCCGGCGCATCCTCGGCGCGCTGACCCCGCGCAACCAGTCGTGGGCGCACCGGGCCGGTGCGCTGCTGGTCGCGGTGATGGTCACGCGCAACGAGAAGGGCGAGATCCCGTACGCCGAGTACGGGCTCGGGCTGGCCGGGCAGAACCTGGTGCTGCAGGCGGTCGCCGAAGGGCTGGTCGCCCATCAGATGGCCGGCTTCGACCCGGACACCGTGCGGCGCGAGTTCGCCGTTCCCGAGGAGGCCGTGCCGCGGGTCGCCATCGCCGTCGGCGTGCAGGCGGCACCGGAGGTGTTCGACGACGAACGCGACGCCGAGCGCGAGCGCGCACCCCGCCGTCGCATCGCACTCGGCGAGTTCGCCTACACCGGCGCCTGGGGTCAGGCCGCCTTCTGA
- a CDS encoding zinc-binding dehydrogenase gives MAADVGAERVREAAPQVGHGVVPAFDRTARPVAPPACMRTLRFHEYEAPLDVLRLEDTEGAIHNDVLGEYAQLAAEGRFSVPVARTFPLEDWQTAAAPSQSGQARGKLVLRIG, from the coding sequence GTGGCAGCTGACGTCGGCGCCGAACGCGTCCGCGAAGCTGCGCCGCAGGTAGGGCATGGCGTGGTTCCAGCCTTCGACCGGACTGCCCGGCCCGTAGCACCACCCGCTTGCATGCGCACCCTTCGCTTCCACGAGTACGAAGCACCCCTCGACGTCCTGCGACTCGAAGACACCGAAGGCGCGATCCACAACGACGTGCTCGGCGAATACGCGCAGCTGGCGGCCGAGGGGCGCTTCTCGGTACCGGTGGCGCGCACGTTCCCGCTGGAGGACTGGCAGACGGCTGCGGCGCCGAGTCAGTCGGGACAGGCGCGCGGCAAGCTCGTCCTGCGGATCGGCTAG
- the leuA gene encoding 2-isopropylmalate synthase, which yields MTTPESTSLSRIRKPSRPAPADQPAWNPQRGTAMPVHRYKPWYQLVEDIDVPDRTWPDKRIDRAPLWCAVDLRDGNQALIDPMSPARKRKFFDLLVRMGYKEIEVGFPAASQTDFDFVREIVEENAIPEDVRIQVLTQCRPELIERTFRALEGAPQAIVHIYNSTSILQRRVVFREEREGIKKIALQAAELVGEYASKYSDTDFRFQYSPESYTGTELSYAAEVCNAVTDIWQPTPSRPVILNLPSTVEMATPNVYADSIEWMGRNLDRRDSVILSLHPHNDRGTAVAAAELGYQAGADRIEGCLFGNGERTGNVDLVALGMNLFSQGIDPQIDFSDIDQVKRTVEYCNQLPVPERSPWGGDLVFTAFSGSHQDAINKGLDALRRAAEKEGVPVDEYPWEVPYLPIDPKDVGRTYEAVIRVNSQSGKGGVAYIMRTEHQLDLPRRLQIEFSQVIQRHTDTEGGEVAPATMWNAFSAEYLEAESPLQLVSQHVTANGDYHLVATVRVDGEEQEITGNGNGPIAAFFDALSTVGYDLRLMDYSEHTLSPGDDAKAASYIECAVGDKVYWGVGIDPSIVTASLRAVVSAVNRSHR from the coding sequence ATGACCACCCCTGAGTCCACCAGCCTGAGCCGCATCCGCAAGCCCTCCCGGCCCGCCCCGGCCGACCAGCCCGCCTGGAACCCGCAACGCGGCACCGCGATGCCCGTGCACCGGTACAAGCCCTGGTACCAGCTGGTCGAGGACATCGACGTACCCGACCGCACCTGGCCGGACAAGCGCATCGACCGCGCCCCGCTGTGGTGCGCCGTCGACCTGCGCGACGGCAACCAGGCCCTGATCGACCCGATGTCGCCCGCCCGCAAGCGCAAGTTCTTCGATCTGCTCGTGCGCATGGGTTACAAGGAGATCGAGGTCGGCTTCCCGGCCGCGAGCCAGACCGACTTCGACTTCGTCCGCGAGATCGTCGAAGAGAACGCGATTCCCGAGGACGTCCGCATCCAGGTGCTGACGCAGTGCCGCCCCGAGCTGATCGAGCGGACCTTCCGGGCGTTGGAAGGCGCGCCGCAGGCGATCGTGCACATCTACAACTCGACCTCGATCCTGCAGCGGCGCGTGGTGTTCCGCGAGGAGCGCGAGGGCATCAAGAAGATCGCCCTGCAGGCCGCGGAGCTGGTCGGCGAGTACGCCTCGAAGTACTCCGACACCGACTTCCGGTTCCAGTACTCGCCCGAGTCCTACACCGGCACCGAGCTGTCCTACGCCGCCGAGGTGTGCAACGCGGTCACCGACATCTGGCAGCCCACGCCGTCGCGGCCGGTGATCCTGAACCTGCCCTCGACGGTCGAGATGGCCACGCCGAACGTGTACGCCGACTCCATCGAGTGGATGGGCCGCAACCTCGACCGGCGCGACTCGGTGATCCTGTCGCTGCACCCGCACAACGACCGCGGCACCGCGGTGGCCGCCGCCGAGCTGGGCTACCAGGCCGGCGCCGACCGCATCGAGGGCTGCCTGTTCGGCAACGGCGAGCGCACCGGCAACGTCGACCTCGTCGCGCTGGGCATGAACCTGTTCAGCCAGGGCATCGACCCGCAGATCGACTTCTCCGACATCGACCAGGTCAAGCGCACGGTCGAGTACTGCAACCAGCTGCCGGTGCCCGAGCGCAGCCCGTGGGGCGGCGACCTGGTGTTCACCGCGTTCTCCGGCAGCCACCAGGACGCGATCAACAAGGGCCTCGACGCGCTGCGCCGCGCCGCCGAGAAGGAGGGCGTACCGGTCGACGAGTACCCGTGGGAGGTGCCGTACCTGCCGATCGACCCGAAGGACGTCGGCCGCACGTACGAGGCCGTCATCCGGGTCAACTCGCAGTCCGGCAAGGGCGGCGTCGCCTACATCATGAGGACCGAGCACCAGCTCGACCTGCCGCGCCGACTCCAGATCGAGTTCTCGCAGGTCATCCAGCGGCACACGGACACCGAGGGCGGCGAGGTCGCCCCGGCGACCATGTGGAACGCGTTCTCGGCCGAGTACCTGGAGGCCGAGTCCCCGCTGCAGCTGGTCAGCCAGCACGTCACCGCGAACGGCGACTACCACCTGGTCGCGACCGTCCGGGTGGACGGCGAGGAGCAGGAGATCACGGGCAACGGCAACGGCCCGATCGCCGCGTTCTTCGACGCGCTGTCGACCGTCGGGTACGACCTGCGGCTCATGGACTACAGCGAGCACACCCTCTCCCCGGGCGACGACGCGAAGGCTGCCTCGTACATCGAGTGCGCCGTCGGCGACAAGGTCTACTGGGGTGTCGGCATCGACCCGTCGATCGTGACGGCGTCGCTGCGGGCGGTCGTCTCGGCCGTCAACCGCTCCCACCGCTGA
- a CDS encoding LysR family transcriptional regulator, translating into MDIGRLRVLREFADRGSVTSAARALHCTPSAVSQQLRALQAEVGLALTEPAGRGLRLTDAGRALVARADEVLAALGRAEAELDTYRSEPRGRVRLAIFPSAALMLLPGLLHRLAEFPALDVEVRDVDMTPPEVPSLIADFDIVVTHRDEQADPFPADRLGVVHLLREPLDVALPPGHRLAGQDRVELTALAGESWIGVNVGFPVDDVLRSLAVRTGVRPRPVHRVNDFRVIEALVAAGHGIALLPRYTMSPAVLSRPLAGLRAARHIEAVMRTGAAARPAVTTVLEALHAESASRTAQVREADPREVSGGSG; encoded by the coding sequence GTGGATATCGGCAGGTTACGGGTACTGCGCGAGTTCGCCGACCGGGGCAGCGTGACATCCGCCGCACGTGCCCTGCATTGCACGCCCTCGGCCGTTTCGCAGCAGCTGCGCGCATTGCAGGCCGAGGTGGGGTTGGCGCTGACCGAACCAGCGGGCCGGGGGCTGCGGCTCACCGACGCCGGCCGCGCGTTGGTCGCACGGGCGGACGAGGTGCTCGCCGCACTGGGCCGGGCCGAGGCCGAGCTCGACACCTATCGGAGCGAGCCGCGCGGGCGGGTGCGGCTGGCGATCTTCCCGTCGGCGGCGCTCATGCTGCTGCCGGGCCTGCTGCACCGGCTGGCCGAGTTTCCGGCGCTCGACGTCGAGGTGCGGGACGTCGACATGACGCCGCCGGAGGTGCCGTCGCTGATCGCCGACTTCGACATCGTGGTGACCCACCGCGACGAGCAGGCCGACCCGTTTCCCGCCGACCGGCTCGGCGTCGTGCACCTGCTGCGGGAACCGCTTGACGTCGCACTGCCGCCGGGGCACCGGCTCGCGGGCCAGGACAGGGTGGAGCTCACCGCGCTGGCCGGGGAAAGCTGGATCGGGGTGAACGTCGGTTTCCCGGTGGACGACGTGCTCCGCTCGCTGGCCGTGCGCACCGGCGTCCGGCCACGGCCGGTGCACCGTGTCAACGATTTCCGGGTCATCGAGGCCCTGGTCGCCGCCGGGCACGGGATCGCGCTGCTGCCCCGCTACACGATGTCGCCGGCGGTGCTCAGCCGGCCGCTCGCGGGCCTGCGGGCGGCGCGGCACATCGAAGCGGTCATGCGGACCGGCGCCGCGGCACGCCCGGCCGTGACCACCGTGCTCGAAGCCCTGCACGCGGAATCGGCCTCCCGCACCGCGCAGGTGCGAGAGGCCGATCCGCGCGAGGTCAGCGGTGGGAGCGGTTGA
- a CDS encoding EamA family transporter encodes MSPRDRLLALFVAVLWGCNFLAVHYTLGHFPPLFAGALRFLVIAVPTILFVPRPKVKLRWLLGFGLGFGTGQFALLFIAMNIGMPTGLASLVLQASAPFTVVLGSVFLRERLSPRQLTGIVLAVAGMLVIAWHQAEHAVLLPVVLTLLAALSWGIGNVFARQARPDNGLHFTLWMSVVPPIPMFVLSLIFEGPGAQWHSLATLDTTNGWIGLGGFTYVVVLGTLVGSGIWTTLMRRNPAGIVAPFSLLVPVVGMSASFVLLHEVPQLVEILAGLVIVGGVLLGSLPRRQRSTAAVSEGLAASSS; translated from the coding sequence GTGTCTCCCCGCGACCGGCTTCTCGCCCTGTTCGTCGCCGTCCTGTGGGGCTGCAACTTCCTCGCGGTCCACTACACGCTCGGCCATTTCCCGCCGCTGTTCGCGGGCGCGCTGCGCTTCCTCGTGATCGCCGTTCCGACGATCCTGTTCGTCCCACGGCCCAAGGTGAAGCTGCGCTGGCTGCTCGGGTTCGGCCTCGGCTTCGGCACCGGGCAGTTCGCGCTCCTGTTCATCGCGATGAACATCGGGATGCCCACCGGACTGGCCTCGCTGGTGCTGCAGGCGTCGGCGCCGTTCACCGTCGTGCTCGGCAGTGTCTTCCTGCGCGAACGGCTTTCGCCGCGGCAGCTGACCGGCATCGTGCTCGCGGTCGCCGGGATGCTCGTGATCGCCTGGCACCAGGCCGAGCACGCCGTGTTGCTGCCCGTCGTGCTGACCCTGCTCGCGGCGCTGAGCTGGGGCATCGGCAACGTGTTCGCCCGGCAGGCCCGGCCGGACAACGGGTTGCACTTCACCCTGTGGATGTCGGTCGTGCCGCCGATCCCGATGTTCGTGCTCTCGCTGATCTTCGAAGGCCCGGGCGCGCAGTGGCACTCGCTCGCCACGCTCGACACCACGAACGGCTGGATCGGCCTCGGCGGCTTCACCTACGTCGTGGTGCTGGGCACGCTCGTCGGCTCGGGCATCTGGACGACGCTGATGCGGCGCAACCCGGCCGGCATCGTCGCGCCGTTCTCCCTGCTGGTGCCGGTGGTCGGCATGTCGGCGTCGTTCGTGCTGCTGCACGAGGTGCCGCAACTGGTCGAGATACTGGCCGGACTGGTGATCGTCGGCGGCGTGCTGCTGGGCTCGCTGCCCCGGCGTCAGCGCTCGACGGCCGCGGTCTCCGAGGGGTTGGCCGCCTCCTCGTCGTGA
- a CDS encoding DedA family protein produces MHIDQWLETIPPLLVYIAVAAVIGFESLGIPLPGEIVLVSAALLSSTHAGLNPWLVGIVGSAGAIVGDSIGYLIGRKGGRRLFDWAGRKFPKHFGPEHVRNAERIFARRGVWAVFFGRFVALLRILCGPLAGSLHMHYWKFLAANALGGIAWAGGTTALVYSLGVVAEKWLSRFSYVALAVAVVAGVIISLVLKKRMGRRHHDEEAANPSETAAVER; encoded by the coding sequence ATGCACATCGACCAGTGGCTGGAGACGATTCCACCGCTCCTGGTGTACATCGCGGTCGCCGCCGTGATCGGGTTCGAGAGCCTCGGCATCCCTCTTCCCGGTGAAATCGTGCTGGTGAGCGCCGCGCTGCTGTCGTCGACCCACGCCGGGCTGAACCCGTGGCTCGTCGGGATCGTCGGCAGCGCGGGCGCGATCGTCGGCGACAGCATCGGCTACCTGATCGGCCGCAAGGGCGGCAGGCGGCTGTTCGACTGGGCCGGCCGGAAGTTCCCCAAGCACTTTGGGCCCGAACACGTGCGCAACGCCGAACGGATCTTCGCCCGCCGCGGGGTGTGGGCGGTGTTCTTCGGCCGGTTCGTGGCGCTGCTGCGCATCCTGTGCGGGCCGCTCGCGGGTTCGCTGCACATGCACTACTGGAAGTTCCTGGCGGCGAACGCCCTGGGCGGCATCGCCTGGGCGGGTGGCACGACGGCGCTGGTGTACTCGCTCGGTGTCGTCGCGGAGAAGTGGCTTTCGCGGTTCTCCTACGTCGCGCTCGCCGTCGCGGTGGTGGCCGGCGTGATCATCAGCCTGGTGCTCAAGAAGCGGATGGGCCGTCGCCATCACGACGAGGAGGCGGCCAACCCCTCGGAGACCGCGGCCGTCGAGCGCTGA
- a CDS encoding ABC transporter ATP-binding protein, with the protein MSEPLVKVEGIEVHFPIKRGLVLDRTVGHVYAVDGVDLEIRRGETYGLVGESGCGKTTLGRGLLRLVEPTGGRVVFDGTDLSELKGESLRKMRRRMQMVFQDPLSSLDPRQSVESILIEGMRAHGLDKGRESTRKRLRELLNAVGLAESSLRKYPHEFSGGQRQRIGIARALAVEPDLIVADEPVSALDVSVQAQVINLLEELQERLGLTYLVIAHDLAVVRHISDRIGVMYLGSLVEETDSETLYAEPLHPYTKALLSAIPVPDPEVEDTREQILLAGDLPSPAAPPSGCRFHTRCPWRQETRCDTDRPRLREIGTGHRVACHWAEDIQAGRITPHEVQAELVEVDAGAGPSVPHAASVAEMLEP; encoded by the coding sequence GTGAGCGAGCCGTTGGTGAAGGTGGAAGGCATCGAGGTGCACTTCCCGATCAAGCGCGGGCTCGTGCTGGACCGGACGGTGGGTCACGTCTACGCGGTCGACGGGGTGGACCTGGAGATCCGGCGCGGCGAGACCTACGGCCTCGTCGGCGAGTCCGGCTGCGGCAAGACGACGCTGGGCCGCGGGCTGCTGCGGCTCGTCGAGCCGACCGGCGGCCGGGTCGTGTTCGACGGGACGGACCTCTCGGAGCTCAAGGGCGAGTCGCTGCGGAAGATGCGGCGGCGGATGCAGATGGTCTTCCAGGACCCGCTCTCCAGCCTCGACCCGCGCCAGTCCGTCGAGTCCATCCTGATCGAGGGCATGCGTGCGCACGGGCTGGACAAGGGCAGGGAGAGCACGCGCAAGCGGTTGCGGGAGCTGCTCAACGCGGTCGGGCTGGCGGAGAGCTCGCTGCGCAAGTACCCGCACGAGTTCTCGGGCGGGCAGCGCCAGCGCATCGGCATCGCGCGGGCGCTCGCCGTGGAGCCGGACCTGATCGTCGCCGACGAACCGGTGTCCGCACTCGACGTCTCCGTGCAGGCGCAGGTGATCAACCTGCTGGAGGAGCTGCAGGAACGGCTCGGGCTGACGTACCTGGTGATCGCGCACGACCTCGCCGTCGTCCGGCACATCTCCGACCGGATCGGCGTGATGTACCTGGGCTCGCTGGTGGAGGAGACCGACTCCGAGACCCTCTACGCCGAGCCGCTGCACCCGTACACCAAGGCGCTGCTCTCGGCGATCCCGGTGCCGGACCCGGAGGTCGAGGACACCCGCGAGCAGATCCTGCTCGCCGGGGACCTGCCCTCGCCCGCCGCGCCGCCGTCGGGCTGCCGCTTCCACACCCGGTGCCCGTGGCGGCAGGAGACCCGGTGCGACACCGACCGCCCCCGGCTGCGCGAGATCGGCACCGGTCACCGGGTGGCCTGCCACTGGGCCGAGGACATCCAGGCCGGCCGGATCACCCCGCACGAGGTGCAGGCGGAACTGGTCGAGGTCGACGCGGGCGCAGGGCCGTCGGTCCCGCACGCCGCTTCGGTTGCGGAGATGCTGGAGCCGTGA